The nucleotide sequence CGAATTCCCCGCGCGAGGGCAGACCGGCCGCGACCGCTTCGCTGGCGCTCTCGACCGCCATCCGGAACGCCCGCGCCATGCGCACGGGGTCGCCGGCGGCCGCGATGGCGGTATTCACGAGCACCGCGTCGGCGCCCATTTCGATCGCCTCGGCAGCGTGGCTGGGCGCGCCGATACCGGCGTCCACGACAACGGGCACCGTGGCCTGCCTGATGATGATCTCGATCTGCGCGCGCGTCTCGATGCCGCGATTGCTGCCAATCGGCGAACCGAGCGGCATTACGGTGGCAACGCCCACATCCTGCAGACGCTTGGCGAGCACGGGATCGGCATTGATGTAGGGCAGCACGGTGAAGCCCTCCTTCACGAGAATCTCGGCGGCATTGAAGGTTTCGACCGGATCGGGCAGGAGGTAATGCGGATCGGGATGAATCTCGAGCTTCACCCAGTTCGGCAGGCCGGCGGCGACGGCGAGGCGCGCGAGGCGCACGGCCTCCCCGGCGTTCATCGCGCCGCTGGTGTTGGGCAGGAGCAGGTATTTCGCGGGATCGATGAAATCGAGGATGTTCGCAAACGCATCGCCTTTGCCGGAAAGGTCCGCGCGGCGCAATGCGACCGTCACGATCTCGCTGCCGCTGGCCTCGAGGGCGTCGCGCATGGCTTCATTCGACGAAAATTTGCCCGTGCCGACGAGGAGGCGGGAGCCGAAGGAGCGGCCGGCAATCACGAGGCGG is from Chthoniobacterales bacterium and encodes:
- a CDS encoding thiazole synthase, giving the protein MSDSRLVIAGRSFGSRLLVGTGKFSSNEAMRDALEASGSEIVTVALRRADLSGKGDAFANILDFIDPAKYLLLPNTSGAMNAGEAVRLARLAVAAGLPNWVKLEIHPDPHYLLPDPVETFNAAEILVKEGFTVLPYINADPVLAKRLQDVGVATVMPLGSPIGSNRGIETRAQIEIIIRQATVPVVVDAGIGAPSHAAEAIEMGADAVLVNTAIAAAGDPVRMARAFRMAVESASEAVAAGLPSRGEFAAATSPISVFLSGN